The DNA sequence CAGAGGTActatagtgtgtgtgtgtgtgtgtgtatgaaAGAGAGGGGAGTTGCTTGTAACCTTCATACCTTGATTTCTTCGTCTTTAGAATGCAGAGTCATGTCTTTTATGTCCGAGGACTTTCTCAAGTGTATAACTTCTTTCTGAAGTCTGTCGTATAAAATTCCTGATACCACATCTTCATCATCTATATTACCTATCTCCGAACTTTTCATCTCTTTGTTGCTACCAGTTACACCTGTTCTGTTTTCCATTTCTGTAACTTCATCTTTGTTCTGTATTTTGTCATAGGCCATGGCAACATTGTTCGTCTCTGCATTTTCCTTTCCACTATTGTCAATAACCTTGTTTCGGGAAGCCCACAGACTCTTCTTCGACAAACTTTCAGATGTGGGATTTTTCATCATCAACCTATTGACAGGCTTCATTTCTGCATTAACCGTTGTCTGCTTTTCATCCAGCATTTGTATTGCACTTTTAGTGATGGTGGATCCCCTCGGTTGTGACGTGGATCTCTTCTTTGTTCTGGTATTACTTGATAGGATCCCAAAGAAATTGCTAGACTTTGCATTCTTGGGGGATCCATTTGTATCGATAGAGAACGAAGTTGCATTCTTTAAGCCTTCTTCAAGAGTCTTAAGCCTCAACTTCAACTTCtcctgaaaaatatgttttggCATATTTAGTatcatgaaatatttaaatactactccctccgtccctgattaggagtcacagtttgaccgggcacgggttttaagaaatgtaaagaaaagttggttgaaaaagttaatggaatgtgggacccacttttttatattgattttataataaaatgtgagtgaagtgagttagtggaatgtggggcctactaccatttatggtaaaaatgaagtgtgactcttaattaggGACGGACCGGAATGGAAAAGTGtaactcttaatcggggacgaagggagtagtatttattaaaagaaTTTAGATGGAATGATATCTAAATTGTCACCTTGACTTGCGCCTCTGCCTTGGTAGCTCTTTCTGAGATTGCTAATTTGTCTTTTAACTTCTGCATCTCCGCCTACAACATAGAAATCTTACAATCAAGAAAAAAGCTAAAATTCAATGCATTCATCTAAAAGACCACTTGATCTGGTATACCTGCAGCAGCCTTCTCTCTTCTAGCCATTGTTTAACGGGCATAACTTTGTCGTTCTCGTCTTTCCACTCATTAGCCACCACTGTTGCTACTCTGTTCGCTGAAACCTTTATTCTTGCCAGCTCTCTTTCTAGAGTCCTCTTCTCATCCTACAAAGTTGAAGAAATCGAGAAACTTAACATCAGTCAATGTCTATATTAGAGAACATTCCTTAGTAAAGATTCTTCCTTACATTAAGTTCAGATATCCGTCTCTTGTAATCACGAATAGTGTTGGCTGCTGCTCCACCAGCAAGTATGGCCTCCTCGAGCTCCCTGATGGTTTGGCTAAGCTTTTCAACCTCTAAAACCTTGCATCTGTTTGTCTTCTCAAGTATTTTATTCTCCTCCtgtaaatacatatatattttcccGCAACTTAGTGATTTGGAACTTATATATAAGCCTCATAGATGTGATCTATATATACCGTACCTGACATATCTCAATATGCCTCCTAAGctcaaaattttggttttgaacCTCCTCGACAATCAATGCCCTTTCTAGGGCACTTCTCAGTATTTTCTCAGCTTCAAGCAACGCTGCTTCTTTGGATTTTGTAAGACGTTCAATTGCCCTCTTATCCTCTTGTAATGCTGCAACCTGAAATGTTTCAAAATAACCAATGTAAGCTCAATATATAACTAAATTGGTAAATGGTAATGCTACGAGAATTTTTTCCTCGACATCATTTGCATTACCTCATTCTTATACATCTTCAGTTCAGCCTCTAGAGGAGCAATGACCAACTCGATGGGAATAGAATCATCGTCTTTTTGATTGGCGTAAACTCTTCTAAGAGTGGCTTCAGCTGCATATTGTGCAGCCAGCGCTTCCTTCTTTTCATTTGTGAGCTTCTTGATGTCAAGATTCTGCTTTAAGAAAACCCAAAACACTTATCATCTCTATTATACTTTTATTGTGAAAGACGAGTAAAAAGATATATATGCAGCATTTAGTGTATCCGTAATTCCTTCACACCTTCTGTTCTAGATGGTTTCCATTCAATCTTAGCTTCTCTTCCAACCTTCTGACTTCACCTCCAaactgaaaaaattaatacagcACACGTGAGGAAACAATCATGATGATATATAAACCGGCAAAGGTAAAActtccttttcattttcaaactGCAGAATCATTGCAATTCTACTattcatttcatatatatatatatatacacataataGCTAATAGAATATGCCTGGTTAGCTTTATTTTGCTCTAATACAGAACCGAATGCAGataaattactagtacttCTTTTGAGTAAATGAGTGGATTTTCTAGTTGCAGACGAACAGTTTCACAAGGAGATGGGGAAACTGGTCAATTTTACCTCCTCTAAAGCCTTATCCTTCAGTGCTTCAGTTGCTCTCAGTGCTCGGTTTTCACTTTGAGCTTTTCCCAGTTCCCTCTCCTTCTCTGCAATGGCAGAAAATAAAGATTCTTACGTCTGTGTGTCATTCATA is a window from the Salvia hispanica cultivar TCC Black 2014 chromosome 1, UniMelb_Shisp_WGS_1.0, whole genome shotgun sequence genome containing:
- the LOC125202744 gene encoding microtubule-associated protein 70-5-like isoform X3; translated protein: MPGFEVFGGEDVSFLSHTDPVVLELNRLQNQLKEKERELGKAQSENRALRATEALKDKALEEFGGEVRRLEEKLRLNGNHLEQKNLDIKKLTNEKKEALAAQYAAEATLRRVYANQKDDDSIPIELVIAPLEAELKMYKNEVAALQEDKRAIERLTKSKEAALLEAEKILRSALERALIVEEVQNQNFELRRHIEICQEENKILEKTNRCKVLEVEKLSQTIRELEEAILAGGAAANTIRDYKRRISELNDEKRTLERELARIKVSANRVATVVANEWKDENDKVMPVKQWLEERRLLQAEMQKLKDKLAISERATKAEAQVKEKLKLRLKTLEEGLKNATSFSIDTNGSPKNAKSSNFFGILSSNTRTKKRSTSQPRGSTITKSAIQMLDEKQTTVNAEMKPVNRLMMKNPTSESLSKKSLWASRNKVIDNSGKENAETNNVAMAYDKIQNKDEVTEMENRTGVTGSNKEMKSSEIGNIDDEDVVSGILYDRLQKEVIHLRKSSDIKDMTLHSKDEEIKLLMKKVETLARAIEVESKKMKREAAMREKDSALAKLDEKMRSTNSSKRSVNAS